Sequence from the Streptomyces sp. R33 genome:
CGCCGTGCCCCGCCACCGCTGGGTCACGAACCGCTCGTGCGCGCCCCCGGCCAGGATCCGGCGGGCGTTCCAGGACAGGTGCGCCCCGTGCGGGGTCACCAGGGCCTCCAGGGCGGGCCGGTCGAAGTCCGCCGGCAGGAGCAGCTTCAGGTGGTGCTCGAAGTAGCCGCCGCCGGGGCCCGGGCGGTCCGTGGTCCAGGGGACCGTCTCCACCTTGACCCGCACCGGGTCGAAGCCCGCCGCCCGCAGCCGGGGCACCAGGGCCTCGTGGCCGTCGCGGTCCCGCAGGGTCAGCATCGGCTGGGACACCATCCGGCCCCGGGCCAGCAGGATGTGCGTCACCTTCAACCCCCGTCCCCCGGCCCACGCTTCGAGTCGCGCGAGCTCAGCCGGGTCGGGGCAGCGCACGGTCACGTGGGTTTCGTACTCGGACATGGCATCGATCTTCTCGGACATGCGTCCGATCCGCATCGGGATTCCCGGCGGGGGGTAACCATCCGGTCACGCACCGGACTCAGAAAGTGCTCGCACGCCCCTCGTGGCAGTGATGTGTCGTACCCCACACTGAGGTGCGGTGCCCCCGTCCTCGGAGCCCTGGAGGTCGCCCCCGTGCAGACCCAGATCCTGACCGTCAACGTGAGCCCGCCCGTCCAAGACACCGAGGCCATTGCGGGTGAAGAGCCCGAGGTCGACGCCGTGGACGAGGAGCCCGAAGAGCCCGAGGCGCTGGAGCTGATCGAGCAGGTGCCCGAGCAGCGCCGGCGCGCGGACAGCGGCGGAGCCGGCCCTTCCGCCGACCTGTTCCGGCAGTACCTGCGCGAGATAGGCAGGATCCCGCTGCTTTCCGCCGCCGAGGAGGTCGAGCTCGCGCGCCGCGTCGAAGCCGGACTCTTCGCCGAGGAGAAGCTGGGCAACACCCCCGACCTCGACCTGCGGCTCGCCCTCGACCTCGACAAGCTCGTCGTCATGGGGCGGATGGCCAAGAGGCGCCTCATCGAGTCGAACCTGAGGCTCGTCGTCTCCGTCGCGAAGCGCTACGTGGGCCGCGGGCTCACCATGCTCGACCTCGTGCAGGAGGGGAACCTCGGGCTCATCCGGGCCGTTGAGAAGTTCGACTACGCCCGGGGGTACAAGTTCTCCACCTACGCCACCTGGTGGATCCGGCAGGCCATGTCGCGGGCCCTCGCCGACCAGGCCCGCACCATCCGCGTACCCGTGCACGTCGTGGAGCTGATCAACCGCGTCGTGCGCGTACAGCGCCGCATGCTCCAGGAACGCGGGTACGAGCCCACCGCCGAAGAGGTCGCCGTCCACCTCGAGCTGACCCCCGAGCGGGTCCTGGAGGTGCTGCGCCTCGCCCAGGAGCCGGTCTCGCTCCACGCGCCGGTCGGCGAGGAGGACGACGTCGCCCTCGGTGACCTGATCGAGGACGGGGACGCGGCCTCGCCCATGGAGTCCGCCGCGTTCTTCCTGCTCCGCGAGCACCTGGAAGCCGTGCTGTCGACCCTCGGCGAGCGCGAACGCAAGGTCGTCCAGCTGCGCTACGGCCTGGCCGACGGCCGGCCCCGCACACTGGAGGAGATCGGGCGGATCTTCGGCGTGACGCGCGAGCGGATCCGGCAGATCGAGTCCAAGACGCTCAACAAGCTGCGCGACCACGCCTTCGCCGACCAGCTCCGCGGCTACCTGGACTGAGTACGGAGAAGGGGTGCCCTCTGCCGAGAGGGCACCCCCACACCAAGCCGACACGTCGACGCTAGTCGACCTCGGCCACCGCCTGCGCGAACTGCGCCGCGTACAGCCGCGCGTACGCGCCGTCCGCCGCCAGCAGCTCCTCGTGCGTGCCCTGCTCCACGATCGAGCCGTTCTCCATCACCAGGATCACGTCCGCATCGCGGATCGTGGACAGCCGGTGCGCGATCACGAAGGACGTACGACCGTGCGCGAGGCGGGCCATCGCCTTCTGGATCAGCACCTCGGTACGGGTGTCCACCGAGCTCGTCGCCTCGTCGAGCACCAGGATCACCGGGTCCGACAGGAACGCCCGGGCAATGGTGATCAGCTGCTTCTCGCCCGCGCTGACGCCCGCGCCCTCGTCGTCCAGCACGGTGTCGTAGCCGTCCGGCAGGGTGCGGACGAACCGGTCCGCGTGGGCGGCCCGCGCCGCCTCCTCGATCTCGGCGCGCGTGACCTCGCGGGCCGCGCCGTACGCGATGTTCTCCGCGATGGTGCCGCCGAACAGCCACGTGTCCTGGAGCACCATGCCGATCCCGCTGCGCAGTTCCTCGCGGGTCATCTTCGCGATGTCCACCCCGTCGAGGGCGATCTCGCCGCCCGTGACCTCGTAGAACCGCATCAGCAGGTTGACCAGCGTGGTCTTGCCGGCGCCCGTCGGGCCGACGATCGCGACCGTGTTGCCGGGCTCGACGCTCAGCGACAGGTTCTCGATCAGCGGCTTGTCCGGCTCGTACCGGAAGGCCACCTTGTCGAGCGTGACCTGGCCGCGCAGCTGCTCCGGCCGCTCCGGCACCTCGGCGTCCGGCTCCTGCTCCTGCGCGTCCAGCAGCTCGTACACGCGCTCCGCCGAGGCGACACCGGACTGCACCAGGTTCGCCATCGACGCGACCTGCGTCAGCGGCATCGAGAACTGGCGCGAGTACTGGATGAAGGCCTGCACGTCACCGATCGACAGGCTGCCCGAGGCCACCCGCAGACCGCCGACGACCGCCACCAGCACGTAGTTGATGTTCGAGATGAAGACCATCACCGGCTGCATGATCCCGCTGACCAGCTGCGCCTTGAACGAGGCCCGGTACAGCGCCTCGTTCTGCTCGGCGAAGACGGCCGCGGACTCCTTCTGCCGTCCGAAGACCTTGACCAGCGCGTGGCCCGAGTACATCTCCTCGATGTGCGCGTTGAGCGCGCCCGTGGACTTCCACTGCGCCACGAACTGTGGCTGCGACTTCTTGCCGATCTTCGCCGCGACGAAGACCGAGACCGGAATCGTCAGCAGGGCGACCAGCGCCAGCAGCGGGGAGATCCAGAGCATCATCGTCAGCACACCGACGATCGTCAGCAGCGAGTTGAGCAGCTGACCCATCGTCTGCTGCAGCGTCTGCCCGATGTTGTCGATGTCGTTGGTGGCCCGGCTCAGCACCTCACCGCGCTTCTGCCGGTCGAAGTACGACAGCGGCAGCCGCGACAGCTTCCCCTGCAGCTCCTCGCGCATCCGGTACACGGTGCCGTTCATGATGTGGTTCGACAGCCGCGTCGCGACCAGCATCAGCAGGCCGGCGAGGGTGAAGACCACCAGCGCCCAGATCGCCACGACCCCGACGGCACCGAAGTCGATGCCCTCGCCGGGGGTGAAGTCGGTGCCGGACAGCATGTCCGCCATCCCGCCCTCGCCCTTGGCGCGCAGCCCGTCCAGCGCCTGCTGCTTGGTGATCCCGGCCGGCATCTGCCGGCCGACGATACCCGCGAACACCAGGTCGGTGGCCTCACCGAGGATCTTCGGGCCGATGACCGAGCAGGTGACGCTGCCGACGACGGCGAGGACCATGCCCCACAGCTTGGCCCTGTCGTACGCGATCTGGCGCAGCAGCCGTTTGCCCGAGCCCTTGAAATCCAGGGACCGCTCGGCCGGCCCCATCATCATCCGTCCTCCGGGCCCGCTCATGCGGCCTCCGCCTCCGTCAGCTGGGAGAGCACGATCTCCCGGTAGGTCTCGTTGTCGGCCATCAGCTCGTGATGGCGCCCCTCGCCCACGACCTGGCCCTCGTCCAGGACGATGATCCGGTCGGCGTCGCGGATCGTGGAGACCCGCTGGGCGACGATGACCACCGTCGCGTCCTCGGTCTCGCGGGCGAGCGCCGCGCGCAGCGCCGCGTCCGTCGCGTAGTCCAGGGCCGAGAAGGAGTCGTCGAAGAGGTAGATCTCCGGGCCCTGCACCAGCGTGCGGGCGATGGCCAGGCGCTGGCGCTGGCCTCCGGAGACATTGGTTCCGCCCTGGGTGACGGGCGCGTCCAGACCGCCCTCCAGTGCGGACACGAAGTCCTTGGCCTGCGCCACTTCCAGCGCGCGCCACAGCTCCTCGTCGGTGGCGTCGGGACGCCCGTACCGCAGGTTGGAGGCGACGGTTCCGGAGAAGAGGTAGGGCTTCTGCGGGACCATGCCCACAGTCTTGGCCAGCAGCTCCGGCTCGATGCGGCGTACGTCCTCCCCGTCGACCAGCACGTGGCCGCCGGTCGCGTCGAACAGCCGGGGCACCAGGCCCAGCAGCGTGGACTTGCCGCTGCCGGTGGAGCCGATCACCGCCGTGGTCTCGCCGGGGCGGGCCACCAGGTCCACCCCGCGCAGCACCGGCGCCTCGGCGCCCGGGTAGCGGAAGTCGGCGCCGCGCAGCTCCAGCACGCCGCGGCGCAGGAGCTTGCGGATCGGCTCGGTGGGCGGGACCACGCTGGACTCGGTGTCCAGGACCTCCTGGACGCGCTCGGCGCAGACCTCGGCGCGCGGCACCATCATGAACATGAAGGTGGCCATCATCACGGACATGACGATCTGCATCAGGTAGGCGAGGAAGGCCGTCAGCTGGCCGATCTCCATGCCGCCGCTGTCGATGCGCATCGCGCCGAACCAGATGACGGCGACGCTGGAGATGTTCACGACGACGATCACGGTCGGGAACATGAGCGCGAGCAGCTTGCCGGCCGCGAGGGAGACACCGGTCAGGTCCGCGTTGGCGTCCCGGAACCGGTCCTTCTCGTACTCGTCGCGCACGAACGCGCGGATGACGCGGTTGCCGGTGATCTGCTCGCGCAGCACCCGGTTCACGGTGTCCAGGCGGACCTGCATCTTCCGGAACAGCGGCCGCGTCTTGAAGACGATCGCGCCGACCGACAGGCCGAGGGCGGGGACCACGGCCACCAGGACGCCCGACAGCTTCACGTCGAGCGAGAGCGCCATGGCGATGCCGCCGATGCACATGATCGGCGCGGAGACCATCAGCGTGAAGGTCATCAGCACCAGCATCTGGATCTGCTGCACGTCGTTCGTCGTACGGGTGATCAGCGAGGGCGCGCCGAACTGGCCGAGCTCCCGCGCGGAGAAGCTCTGCACCCGGTCGAAGACGGACGCGCGGATGTCGCGGCCGACGGCGGCCGCGGTACGGGCGCCGAAGTAGACGGCGCCGATGTTGCACCCGAGCTGGACGAGGGAGACGCCGAGCATCAGGGCGCCGAAGCGCAGGATGTAGCCGGTGTCCCCGCTGATGACACCGTTGTCGATGATGTCCGCGTTCAGAGTGGGGAGGTAGAGGATCGCGCTGGTCTGCAGCAGTTGCAGCAGGACCAGGAGGGCGATGGGTTTCCGGTACGGACTCAAATGGGTCCGCAGAAGTCGTATGAGCACGCGCAGGCTCCGGTCGGCAGATCGTGGGGTTCACCCCATCTTCGGCCACCCCGGCGCCGATCCCCACCGCTTTTCGCAAAGGCCGGTCAAAAGGAGTAGACCGGCCGCCGGGCCTACTGCGACGGCAGTAGGTCCCGCGCCCGAGGGGAGGAGCGGCGCGGCTCTACCCCTGGAACGCCCCGGGGTGGATCTGCTCCCGCGTCGCGATGTACTGCTGGCGCACCGCCTGCCAGGCCGGGTACTCCTCGCCCGGTTCGAAGACCTGCGCCGCCGGGCCCGGCCACACCGGCGGGGTGTGCGGGGCCAGCGTGCCCTGCTGCACCCCGAGCGCCCAGGCCGCCTGGCGCGCCGCGCCGAGCGCCGCGTAGTCGGCCGGCGCCGGTACGACGATCTGCGTCCCGAACAGCCCGGGAGCCGCGGCCTGTACGGCGGGCAGCTCGGCGGCCGCGCCCAGCAGGAACACCCGGCGGATCTCGACCCCGCGCAGGCGCAGCACGTCGAGCGCGTCGACGAGCCCGCACAGCATGCCCTCGAACGCGGCCCGGGCCAGGTGTTCCGGCTTCATCGAGTCCCGCCGCAGCCCGGACAGCGTCCCGGCGGTGTGCGGCAGGTTGGGCGTGCGCTCACCCTCCAGGTACGGGAGCAGTACGAGGCCGTGCGCGCCCGGCGTCGACTTCAGCGCGAGCGCGGACAGCCCCTCGAGATCGGTGCCCAGCAGTTCGGCGGTGCCGCGCAGGGCCCGTACGGCGTTGGAGGTGTTCACCACCGGCAGGTGCATGCCGCTGGCGTCGGCCAGCGAGGTGATCAGCCCGCCCGGCTCCGACAGCGCCTCGTGGTGCACGGCCATCACCGAGCCGGAGGCGCCCAGCGAGACCACCGCGTCGCCGGGCCCGAGGCCCAGCCCGAGCGCGGCGGCCATGGTCTCCCCGGTGCCTGCGGAGATCAGCAGCCCCTCCGGGGTCATGCCGGCGGCATCGGCCGGTCCGAGCACCTCGGGCAGCAGCGCCATGTGCCCGAGCGCCAGCTCGACCAGGTCGGGGCGGTACGAACCGGTGGCCGCCGACCAGTACCCGGTGCCCGAGGCGCCGCCCCGGTCCGTGGTCCGCCGGGCGGGCCGGCCCAGCAGCTGCCAGACCAGCCAGTCGTGCGCGGACATCAGCACGGCCACCCGCCGGGCCGCCTCCGGCTCGGCGCGGGCCAGCCAGGCCAGCTTCGCCACCGGCTGCGCGGACTGCGGGACGGATCCGACGGCCTCGGCCCAGGCGTGCCGGCCGCCGAGCGCCTCGATGAGGTCGGCGGCGGCGACCTGGCCGCGCTTGTCGTTGCCGACCAGGGCCGGACGTACGAGGGCGCCCTGCTGGTCCAGGGGCAGCAGCCCGTGCTGCTGCGCGGATACGCCTATGGCCTGGACGCCTTCGAGGAGCCCGCCGCCGGCGGCCTCGCCGAGGGAGAGCAGCCAGGCCTGGGGGTCGGTCTCGTGGGGGTGGACGCTCTCGGGATCGCCCGCGGGCTGCGGATGGGGCGCGTACCCCTGGCGCAGCAC
This genomic interval carries:
- a CDS encoding ABC transporter ATP-binding protein encodes the protein MLIRLLRTHLSPYRKPIALLVLLQLLQTSAILYLPTLNADIIDNGVISGDTGYILRFGALMLGVSLVQLGCNIGAVYFGARTAAAVGRDIRASVFDRVQSFSARELGQFGAPSLITRTTNDVQQIQMLVLMTFTLMVSAPIMCIGGIAMALSLDVKLSGVLVAVVPALGLSVGAIVFKTRPLFRKMQVRLDTVNRVLREQITGNRVIRAFVRDEYEKDRFRDANADLTGVSLAAGKLLALMFPTVIVVVNISSVAVIWFGAMRIDSGGMEIGQLTAFLAYLMQIVMSVMMATFMFMMVPRAEVCAERVQEVLDTESSVVPPTEPIRKLLRRGVLELRGADFRYPGAEAPVLRGVDLVARPGETTAVIGSTGSGKSTLLGLVPRLFDATGGHVLVDGEDVRRIEPELLAKTVGMVPQKPYLFSGTVASNLRYGRPDATDEELWRALEVAQAKDFVSALEGGLDAPVTQGGTNVSGGQRQRLAIARTLVQGPEIYLFDDSFSALDYATDAALRAALARETEDATVVIVAQRVSTIRDADRIIVLDEGQVVGEGRHHELMADNETYREIVLSQLTEAEAA
- a CDS encoding RNA polymerase sigma factor; the encoded protein is MSYPTLRCGAPVLGALEVAPVQTQILTVNVSPPVQDTEAIAGEEPEVDAVDEEPEEPEALELIEQVPEQRRRADSGGAGPSADLFRQYLREIGRIPLLSAAEEVELARRVEAGLFAEEKLGNTPDLDLRLALDLDKLVVMGRMAKRRLIESNLRLVVSVAKRYVGRGLTMLDLVQEGNLGLIRAVEKFDYARGYKFSTYATWWIRQAMSRALADQARTIRVPVHVVELINRVVRVQRRMLQERGYEPTAEEVAVHLELTPERVLEVLRLAQEPVSLHAPVGEEDDVALGDLIEDGDAASPMESAAFFLLREHLEAVLSTLGERERKVVQLRYGLADGRPRTLEEIGRIFGVTRERIRQIESKTLNKLRDHAFADQLRGYLD
- a CDS encoding ABC transporter ATP-binding protein, encoding MSGPGGRMMMGPAERSLDFKGSGKRLLRQIAYDRAKLWGMVLAVVGSVTCSVIGPKILGEATDLVFAGIVGRQMPAGITKQQALDGLRAKGEGGMADMLSGTDFTPGEGIDFGAVGVVAIWALVVFTLAGLLMLVATRLSNHIMNGTVYRMREELQGKLSRLPLSYFDRQKRGEVLSRATNDIDNIGQTLQQTMGQLLNSLLTIVGVLTMMLWISPLLALVALLTIPVSVFVAAKIGKKSQPQFVAQWKSTGALNAHIEEMYSGHALVKVFGRQKESAAVFAEQNEALYRASFKAQLVSGIMQPVMVFISNINYVLVAVVGGLRVASGSLSIGDVQAFIQYSRQFSMPLTQVASMANLVQSGVASAERVYELLDAQEQEPDAEVPERPEQLRGQVTLDKVAFRYEPDKPLIENLSLSVEPGNTVAIVGPTGAGKTTLVNLLMRFYEVTGGEIALDGVDIAKMTREELRSGIGMVLQDTWLFGGTIAENIAYGAAREVTRAEIEEAARAAHADRFVRTLPDGYDTVLDDEGAGVSAGEKQLITIARAFLSDPVILVLDEATSSVDTRTEVLIQKAMARLAHGRTSFVIAHRLSTIRDADVILVMENGSIVEQGTHEELLAADGAYARLYAAQFAQAVAEVD
- a CDS encoding FGGY family carbohydrate kinase, giving the protein MGIVAGLDSSSAFTRIVVCDTDTGAVLRQGYAPHPQPAGDPESVHPHETDPQAWLLSLGEAAGGGLLEGVQAIGVSAQQHGLLPLDQQGALVRPALVGNDKRGQVAAADLIEALGGRHAWAEAVGSVPQSAQPVAKLAWLARAEPEAARRVAVLMSAHDWLVWQLLGRPARRTTDRGGASGTGYWSAATGSYRPDLVELALGHMALLPEVLGPADAAGMTPEGLLISAGTGETMAAALGLGLGPGDAVVSLGASGSVMAVHHEALSEPGGLITSLADASGMHLPVVNTSNAVRALRGTAELLGTDLEGLSALALKSTPGAHGLVLLPYLEGERTPNLPHTAGTLSGLRRDSMKPEHLARAAFEGMLCGLVDALDVLRLRGVEIRRVFLLGAAAELPAVQAAAPGLFGTQIVVPAPADYAALGAARQAAWALGVQQGTLAPHTPPVWPGPAAQVFEPGEEYPAWQAVRQQYIATREQIHPGAFQG